In the Telopea speciosissima isolate NSW1024214 ecotype Mountain lineage chromosome 6, Tspe_v1, whole genome shotgun sequence genome, catgtatgctggtgacctgttctccatgatggtcaaacctagctacaaaatcgttgaccacagtacgggtttgcctgtggaggaaagattcctcaaccgtcagtggggaaagttcgttgacggcgacttcattgactatcctccaagtaccagcccgggaagcgaggagtttaggagagagcatcctggaccgtcacctcagttggataattcgttcagtgatgatcttggcattgccgtggcgaagctattcggggtcatgggtgataaaccatgacaagggaaaagtaagttctagccctcaagtcttattatttattcttcccttggtgacctcgaagtgcgggtccaaGCCTGAACCGCTCGAgttatttcatgagagaagggaatattttaagttcgggtcccacttacctttgggaagtacattggggacttatacccatctcatatgaacccatcttaaaaatgggcttttccctaattaaagttGTGGGCAGGTCCATTTAACTTAAGAAGCCATTTAACTAGTATGGCCCATTTCACTAAGGGCCCATTTAACCAATTGAcacaatgatgggttattccattcacttacccacatagaactaatgggtcgacccattaagcctcatgacccatttgactagaggtacccaaatacccatttattataaataagtccaagagggagagagagaacatttacttctccttcatcattctcattTACCCTAAACCgtagaggagagaaagaggaggaggaaggtggagaagcttggtggaaggtggagaccccatctcttggagccataaatcgtggagctctctcatcttgggggtaggtaagctaatgaagcttcttccttcttctatttcggattttaaaaggggttgggtaatgggagagattgacctagagctctcttggaacctaagaaGTCGATGGAGCCTTAAAGCctaagctatggtggagttatttcactccattatgagctctaatgtaagggttctcatttccatttgagaaatttaaggttggaccctattatgctttaggttaggttcttctcggttccttctcttGAACCTATTGTGATTGAATGGACCTAgagaggtcttaggaccctaatgagcttaggatggagtttcctagatGTTCTTATGCTTTAAAATCACTTGAAAATGGAGCCCTTGGAGGGggatccttcggattttggacctgcaggtgtgaggatttacatgtggtttcagacctgcaagaaatcaccctgaaattacctccctAAGAAGGCCCCTGGAAAGCTCGGATTTATGGGCGGTTTCATTTTTCTgagaaaccacatctgcaaccaaCCTTGACTGaaactgtcctgaacccctggtttcctaggatttacatgtggttgcagaatttgagcatgaaaccacatctgcaaccgaccttgactaaaactgtcctgaacccctggtttcctaggatttacatgtagttgtagaatttgggcatgaaaccactcctgcaaccactctgtttctgaaaccttatacttaagtgattatgggagaccttttggggatcctttcccttcgctcgtttaaccttattttactctttgtttaggttaacatatccatcttgtggcttattgcttgatcgaggcgacaacttataatcttggtgcttggcatatacattgtgagtgggtttggttgtttgggcttgatattattattgcattacatatattatgtaatcattataattattaagcatgtttgcgcatattgcatacttttatatatgattattataATGTTGATGGGAGATGttgtactttgatgggtctcgatgccggtgggtaccggtgccggaaccccgaatactatatacatttatgaagaaattatgttgaatgccatgttgaactgtatgtgccgtgccgtgctggtaaccgggcactaaaccagatgaaaagttgatgcacccggattacctctcgggacgataggacttgcatgtagtatatttgtggctaggatttcacacccttatgctacgacccttaccaacaggggtttaggtgttgggtaatcagtacaccggattctgtggaggtgggagagaccagtcatggtagtattggttatcaggggtctgccactgagtggtcttggaggcttcgatcggcgtaggtcccacgtgacaattgaggtttcattgtggcgataagttaagtgtcccacagtgtctcccgagttgtcacagtagcatatgccattgacttagttgtttgttaggtggaaaaatggacttaacatgtgcatgcatcattggactatgtgaattgcgtgtttgtgcatccccatcccctcactggcttagtagagctaaccccctcgtgcgcacatttttttagattatgatgccggtgacggatatctcgcgggacttggagttcagccctcgggatacgatgagattggtgaggaggagtcggaggccgtgtttgaggaacatggcgacgggtgtccttgcgatgattgtgcctacgggccgtgaggatattcgggacttgatcccttttgatttacttttggggctAAGGCCTATGTTGAAATATTTACTTATATACCATTTTGATaattattagatggtcattggaaatgtaactaattactgtatttatcatctagcctttgaacatcttgtaactattcgattcatacgcttccgcaatactactgatgcttgaaatgtaatattcctttttccgcgttctaatattatattgtgttaatattgatttgactgtgcgttgggacactgtgtcagtgatccgggcagtttagtaggatgacacgcgtcgtcctagtcaccctttatataaTGTATTTCATCCCTTggctgggatgggggcgtgatagatttggacaatggttccttctaataaaaCGAAGAtatatgaatctagtttctaaaaaaattagaatcaaagcaaatgatgttcggatgaagaagttatgtcattttaattaaacaaggTTCAATCTGCcaaagtagcagaatttgaccaGTAGGTGATTCCTGCAGGAATAGGGCATTTAACAATCTAAAAAGGTCCGGGCTTCGGCCCGCACCTCAAGGACTTTAAGGTAACATGCACACATAGCATCTAGGCTTAAAAGTTCACCCTTTGCTGGTGTCATTGGCCATCAAGGCAAAATTCCATTCTTTGATCAAGCTTTCCCCTTGACTACCACGGCCTAAGGTCATAGGTGTCGACCGTTGGCAGCGTTGCCACACCAATTAATGAAAAATTCAATCTGACCTACAAAAGTTAGGGTGTATTTGTACGCAGGTGTAACATGGTTATGTATGCTCTGCTTGCTGAGCTATAAGCTCACCTATAATGATTTATTCTTCTTCAGATCAAGGTGTCAGAGACAAAGGAAAGAGTGTAGTTGAGCCTAGCTAAAAGAACTTGATCTAAGGTTCAAGACTTTTTGGGtgtctttttatttatattttgaagGTCAAGTTTTATAGACTCCTATATATTGGAAGATAATGTTGATGTTTAATGGTTGGACAATGTTCATATATAGGACATTATTAAGTTTGTTTAGAAAGCCATCAGATTTACCCTCACGTTTTGTTTATGTTGGTTCTGGGGTTGGAAGGAATGTTTAAAATGCTTCATATTAATGATAACATTTTATCCTATTTTACCCAAATGTTTTGCTTTTGATGTTTATGATTTATGATTTATTGTTGTACCTTGCGCAGTCCCAACCAAATCTGGCTTTTTGGGATCAGTCCAACCCATCCCATTCTGGGGTCGTGACGAAAATCGACATTACAAGAATTTGATTCCCAAATGGATCATCTGAGAAATAACCTGATCAATGTCCTCCTTTAGAATTGATGAATTCCAACCCACCCAAATCTGAGTAGCTAAGGACGGAGAACAATTGTGAGCAAAACTTCCATCCCTAGAGCAAAGGCTTAAAAATGGAATCGACTACATCTTCCTTGATCTTTGTTTCATGTATCACATACTTACAAGTAGAggaattttgattcaaattttgTTGGAATAAAATAAGATGGGCTGgaagtataagactagaaatataataaataaacaataaatacaagacttatATTATTGGTATGGTAGATAGTATGACACCGTGTAGAAAGAACTACATACACCAATACTCATCCTCTTGTGTAACCCAAACAGtaaatggtagagttgagtcACATCAAACaatgctctccttaaggtttttagatgccccaattctGCAATCCAGGTTGACCGTGCAtctatacctccaagataaaacaactctgtCTAATCACATAGGTTGTAGTTCCAAATGTTATTATAAAGGAAATTAAAAGACTATATTCACTAACTCGATCATTGACATTGACAGACTAtggtggagaagaaaaacataaactaaaattgtttttaaagaTGTTTTCAAAAACAATTGTTAGAGAATAAGCAAGACCCCTCTTTatataagagaagaagagataccACTAAGGAATGTCTCCAAAAGGTATGCCCCAAAtcatgtcttttcccataaggcttgtttgttaaccactcaaacaagtcttccaatagacaCACTCATTGGTTATTTAGGAGCCTATTAGGAAAAGGActcaaccctctaacacacaaaacaaaaacgtattttaaatctttaattaaaaaacataaaaaatacaacaaaattttTACTGCCTTGCATTTCTCAAGAGCATTCAACCTTTGAATATTCTAATATAAGATCTTCATAGCACAACTAAAAAGAATAAGAAGCCGAACCATGACCCTAATAAGCAGCTAATAGAAAACCACTTGCCACTACCAATAATGAGGAACCAAAACCAACCTCGATATTGTTATTGAATGTCTTCCTCCCATTAGCTTCTTTTCCgccttttcttcctcttcctttacCAGTACCATGCCCACCCTCCTGCTTTGGAGATTTAGAATTACCCAGGGATAGATTAGAGTCCCTGCCATCTCCCTTAGAATGATCCTTTACCCCCTTCTTGCCACCCTTAAGTGGGATCGATAGAAAAGCCTCCCTACGGGACGAATACTGTTACTGATATCGATTACTTAAACCATGGTTATACATCTTTTTTGAGCTGAAAATTTTTTGATACAAGTATTTCTTAATAAATAAATGGGTTTAAGAACGTTAACCGGTCGCACTTTAGACGTGGCTCCAATACCTAAACATAGTAACTGCCTAAGTATCATGGAAATGACCGACTTGCCCCCATAGAAATGCAAAAATCCCACAAAGCAAGGCATTCATTTCCTAGATTGTTAATCGGTTATGTGTTTAGACATGGAAACCACATCTAGAGCGCCACCAATTATCGTTCTGTTCCCCTAAATAAATTTgagttttgataaaaaaaaataaaaaatttagaatTGAGAGAAATCCATGTGGTGGAACTCTTGCATGTGACGTTCACATTACGAATAGGGATAAAGACTAAAGAGGAAGACCTTGTCATCGTTTCCACGGGTCCTTATCGCCCccagtgggggggggggggggggagtgttgtGCATATCGTGCGGCATAGTACCGCCCACGTGTGCACAATGGGGCCTactatgcacacatgggcgATGCTACGCCGCACAATACGCACAGCacctgggggcgataattttccccGTTTCCACCCATGGCCATCGATGCGGTTTCCATCCTAACCTTGAGAAAGAGTTTTGTTGACTTCTTATATTTTTCAAAGAAATAAGAAATGTGTATGGTTTGGTAGGTGAgcatatttaataatatttggtTCTCAAAGTCTAGAGTCAATTCACCAACCTTGTTTTTACCTTAAGACTCCATCTActttcctcttttttgtttatcaaaaaaataaaataaaatttcctctttatttttttgtcttattttcacATTACTCTAGAAATGTagaattaaaaaattagaaataagAAATGATCTGTGAAGCAAGAATACTTTCAAGTTCTTAGGGGCCAAAACTGTAACCAAACTCATTCTTTGAAGTAAAGATAAGCATCACATCTCACCTATTTCCACTTACGTGTGAAACACTTTTTGGAGAGGGGAAGATTTTAGACTTTTAAGGTTCTCTGACAACCAAATCTTCCTGGTCACAGCTCACAAGTGACAGGACCCAGCTGGATTCTAGTGTATTATGATTTAGGAATGCAGGGGTTagattattataaaaaaaaaactgcagggGTAAGGCAGAGCCCGACTCATCTGCACACCAGACCCGTTCCCAAACATTGAAGACAGAAGACCCATAAGAAACCCTGCGTATGAGTCGGTCCCAAGTTTCGTAATCTCGGATCAAATCGATCAATGTTGATTGGATCGGATTAATATCAATTGAGATCAATCCGGATCTCGATCCACTAGTACAttcaagggtaaaaagataataaaattgGATTTCTATTAAAAATCAGGGTAAATGCGTTTAAATCAGCCAGAATCTAAGCCATATCGAGATTGATCAAAGATGATCCGATACCAATCCAATGCACCGGTACCAAGAATATGAACCATGATGGATCTCATacccattttctttttaaaatttaaaagccTCAAATCCATTTTAAGGGGTCAACTCAGTTGagaaaagaccaactcctcaataagaggtcatgagttcaaactaTCTTGGACCTATCCCCACCCCAattatacaagctcttaatccaaaaaaaggCTCAAATCCTCAAACCAAATGGTAGAAGTAGGTAACTGACCCATCGAACCTAAACCCTATTTCGTCTCCATTCACAGTTGAACCTGAACCTTATTTCGTCCCGATTCACTTCTCATACGATTGACATATCGACCCTGGTTATCGACGCCCAACTACTATAAGTTATTTCGGTTTTCTATACAGGTCAAGCAAGACTCGAGGCCTCGGGGAGAGCCattccagagagagagagagagagagagagagatggggctAGGGAAGGTGACAGACTCTGCTAGAGAGACATTGCTGGAAGATCTGATAAAGAGGGCAGGTGGGTGCGCTGTGATCGACGGAGGTTTTGCTACCCAGCTTGAGAAGCACGGTGCAGCCATTAACGACCCTCTCTGGAGCGCTCTTTGCCTTATCAAGAACCCCGAACTTGTCCAACGGGTTTGTTAATTGCTCCCTCATTTGTTTCAGATCTCTCCAATGTGACAGTGTCTCTGaagattaagaaaaatatattaactaATGTGCAAATGATTCAGGTTCACTTTGAATACCTTGAGGCCGGTGCAGATATATTGTTGACTTCCTCCTATCAGGTTAATTTGGGCACTCCTGCAATTTTTGTATtgttttctctctgttttttttttcagtttaatGCTTCAATTAATTCTGGGTTCAAACGCTTCTGGGGTTCCAGGCAACAATTCCAGGATTTTTGTCCAGGGGACTATCGATTGAAGAAGCAGAAATGCTGCTTCGAAAGAGTGTCATATTGACTCTGGAAGCCCGTGATGAATTTTGGGCTGTTGCACAAAATATCCCTGATCGCAGTTATAACCGGGCTTTGGTTGCTGCGTCTCTCGGAAGCTACGGGGCTTATCTTGCTGATGGTTCAGAGTACAGGTGCTTTGTGATTTCTCattatttattaaaactttTCTACATTTCTGTTGTTTGATACACTGATATTCTTTTATAGACCCTGTAACTTTAATATTCTTTTATATACTTGGCTTTGTTTGGAATTGCTACCTGAGTTAGATGTATCTGTGGCATGTACATATAGTGGGAATTATGGACCTGAGATCAGCTTGGACAAGTTGAAAGATTTCCATAGGCGTCGATTGCAAGTTCTTGTGGAGGCGGGTCCAGACTTGCTTGCGTTTGAGACCATACCCAATAAACTTGAAGCTCAGGTCTGCACTTCTCCCCATTTATGTTTGTGTTCTCTGTGTAGCTTTTACTCTGGTATCAAGTTCTGTCCATGTTAGCTGACTTCTGAAAGCTTAACCCTGCTTGATGTAATAGTGTCACTTTATATTGATTCTCTTCTCATCTGCCTGCTCTTATTGCCAGAGACGAAACTTCGAGTGAAGTTTTAACATGAATTGTGGTGATGAATTTGTAGatccaacaaaaaaattattttgctAATTGAATTATTTTATGTAGTCAATCAATCTTCTGATTCAATAGTTCTCTTGATAAGTTCAGATCTGTTGTCATATACCTATTGGCATATGGTGCACTTAGGACTTTGACACAAATCTTGTGCTTCACTTGCCAAGGCTGTGTGAAGGCTCTAGAAAAGCATATGAAGTTTCTTGTAATATGCTAGTGTGGTCTAATTTGCAAAACATGGACTATAAAGAAGCACACTTTCACTTTGTCCTCTTAATCAATGTGCTACTCTGTCTTTGATGTCTCTGTTCTcttaaataaacaaaacaagatAACAACAACCCTCAATTTGAGGTATTCCCGTTTGCCTGGTTATTTTGAAACCTTTTGATTATGAAACATCTTTCAACAGTTCTAACTGTGCATGTAATTGCTTTAGTCTAATTAACATAGTACATAAAGGCTCTAGAAAAGCATATGAAGATTCTTGTAATATGCTAGCGTGGTCTAATTTGCAAAACATGGACTACAAAGAAGCACACTTTCACTTTGTCCTCTTAGTCAATCTGCTACTCTGTCTTTGACCTCTCTGTTCTCctaaataaacaaaacaagTAACAGCATCCCGTTAGCCTGGttattttaaaaccttttgattatGAAACATCTTTCAACAGTTCTAACCGTGCATGTTCTCATTGCTTTAGTCTAATTAACATagtcctcaataaaatcatacGAAATGGAATCATAGAACCTCATCCTCTATCTGCCTTATAAAAAATATGTGATCTACATTAAACTCCTAGTTTAGAAAGGGATGCACTTTTAGGAACTTAGATTAGGTGTGACAACAGGGtcaatttgattgattgatcagaTGCTATGAAGACCAATGGCTAAACCAAATTTTAATAGGACAAGGGGAAGACCTTTCCAAAGAGGACACCAGTGAAGTTAAATATTTGGCTAGAGTGGAATTGCAGCACACTATTGGTGTAACCAACACAATATAGTTACTATGAACCGTAATTGAGTCCCACCTGTACTTCTCCTACTCCCCAAGAAACCTATGGATCATGAATGTAATTAGGTGAAGTAAGTAAGTTTTCTCTTAGTTGCAGATGTGGATTGTGGACTGAACAAAATCATGAGCCAGTTTTCTAAATGTTGATGTTGTCGAGTCATATATGCAAGAACCAAGGGGACATGAACCTTCTACTCCAAGTAACTGTAGCTTTGTTTTGACACATTTTTACTCGAATGCACATTTGGTCAAATGTTCAGGAATAACTCTAAATAAGTCATTTATCGGTTTCACTTCTTCTCCTCCAACATCTCACAAGTACCTTAGCTTACCAGAAGCAGTATTTTCCAATTGCCGTGGTTTGATAACTTATTTACTGGCCCAAAGGCAGGGATTTTCCTTCAACATTACACAAGTAATTGTAGCCTTGTTTTGACACATTTTGACTAGAATGCACATTGCCTTCACTTTGGTATGCCGATTTTCTTAGTGCTTGCACAACCCCTTGGCGTGAACAGGAAAACCCATCTTACTTGACACACAAACTTTACAACTCTCTGAGTAGGTGTCACTTTCGTATGCTTTTTTATTCTTAGTATTTTTGTCAAATGAACAAGAAAATTTTCACCCTGCAGGTTTTCAGTAATGTGTCATTTGTTGTATTTCCAGTCACTATGTCGATCAAAGCTGAATTTTGGATACTGGAATTATTAAATGATTTACATTTATGTCCACAGGCTTCAATGTTATCCTGCTCTTGAGCTGTGAGAATAAAGTAGTAAAAATAGTTTGACCTCTCTGGACTGATTTCTGTAGCGATCTAATCCTAAGAACTTTCTtttaaaagaaatgaaaaaaaagtacTTTTTATACTAGTTTATGAAAAGCTATTGCACAGCTTATAACATGGTTTCTGAAGAGCTATTGCACAGGCCTGTGTTGAGCTACTTGATGAAGAAAAAGTCCAAATTCCATCTTGGATCTGCTTCAGCTCTGTGGATGGTGAGCATGCTCCCTCTGGGGAAAGCTTTAAGGAGTGCCTTGATATGATAAATAGCAGTGACAAAGTGAATGCAGTTGGGATAAATTGTGCACCTCCCCAGTTCATGGAAGGCCTAATTTGCAAGTTTAAAAAGGTAAACATACAGTAAGCTTTAGTATGGATtaattcttctcttttcatGCGTCTCTTAGTTAAACTGTCATTTCCAGATTTTAACATTGCATTGCTCTCTCTTTTCCAGTTTACTGAAAAACCAATAGTTGTTTATCCCAATAGTGGGGAGGTGTGGGATGGCAGAGCTAAGAGATGGCTGGTGAGTGCAGAGTAAATTCTTGTTTATGTTCTATCTCCTGTTTGCATGTCTACATCAAGTGTTGATAATTCTGTTATCTTTTTGAGACCACTCTAGATATAGTGATTTACTAGTCCTCAGTTCCCTCATTACCTGTGGCAAGTTGAATGGTGTCCTACTGACTGTGTTACACCTACATTTTGACTTTGCTgtcaatttgggtcacctatcGGATGGATATGGCAAAGTAGACTGGGGTGTGTTATCGATATTATTCCAATTCTGAACTATGCTCCACCAATTGCCAATCAATTATCCATCCAGTGAACTCATTCAGATCAATTGGCTGATAGAGGATTCTCATTCTAATATTATTTTACTTTGTCCTTTCAATCAGTCTCTTACTGTGGTTTCGATTTTACAGCCTTCCAAGTGTTTTGACGATGACAAGTTCAAATTGTTTGCAACAAGATGGCGCGATTCAGGAGCCAAACTCATTGGAGGATGTTGTAGGACAACACCTTCCACCATTAGAGCCATCTCAAAGGTCCTCAAAGGAAGATCTTGACAGTTGTTAACTTTTCGTTTGTGAAGCAGTTGGGACAAGACTTTGTTGACTAAGAGGTTGAGCAAACTTATTATACAAAGATtgcctcccctccccccaaattTTTTGTAGTTTCTGAGGTTGTATCCTTCATGAAAATGACAACTGGCTTCAGATCTTATTTTGGCCATTTCAGCAAAGGTGAACCACAATTTTTCACCATTGTTAATATATCTTTTCATAATTATAATTAACATCACTTTAGTCCACAATCAGCAAGGTTGTGGATCTTGAAAGCTTGATTTGGCATGGTTAAAGGTCCACATACTATACATTGAATGATGGCCTTCATTTCTATTCTTATCACCTACTGGTAATCCAGTTTTATCCTCCCATAGCACACACCATAAGTCTTTTGGAAGATCCTATCCTGCATGGAAAGAAGTGCAAACCAAAGAGTCACAAGCAAAGTTAGCCAAGAAATCTGTTGCACAATTGCTTTCTcgaaacacacaaaaaaaaaaaaaagattaaccCCAAGAGATTCAACTAAAGAGACAACCTCCTGGAACCAATACCAACAACTCCATAGTGTGCAAACCCTCTAAGAGACAAAGCAAACAATAGTCTGGGAGTCAAAGCTGACATGACAACCTGTATAATCCAAATCGGCATGCATATAAATACCATCTAGAAGAGCCCTCATCTCTGCATTTGAGTTGGTGCAAACTCCTTTGTAATTGGCAAAAACCATAATAAAATTACCATTTTGATCGCGGATAATTCCTTCACCTCCACTAATACTTGGTTTTCCTTTACTAGCCTCATCAACATTaaggaggggaaggggggggtgTTGGGGCGCACAAATATTGGGATCACTCTACTTGATAGTAGGGAATTTGAACGATTTCCAAAATCAACTCATCCTTCATTGATGGTTTCTTTTTGAAATTAGAGGCTAGAGGATTTCTCGAATCCAGTGTTTAATATTTTCAATAATCATCGTGATCGTTCGCACACCACTGTGGGTTCTGGGGAAGGTCTGCTTTTGCAGAGATGCTGTTTCCATAGTACTTGAACCGTTACCACTTGGTAACAATGAAGCAACCTTACCaatgcaccaaggcctgccctctaTTACCATGTCGATGATTATTTCTGTCATTCCTAAGCTCCTACACAATCAAAGAAGGAACAATCCCTATAATATATTCACATAATCCGTGTGAAGCTGCCTGCAAGTGGCAAAACTAGTTTTCTATTACCCACATCCTGTGTGGGGAGAACTGCCACATCAAAATGCCTACCAAATCTCCCAAACTCTTGAAGTAGTGACTCCCATTGCAAGAATGTGGGAGGCTGTTTACCGCCAAGGATTCCTACAACAGACACATTTGGAAGCCATCTAAACACCTACCTTCATCACTACTTCACTTGTTGCAATTTTAC is a window encoding:
- the LOC122664019 gene encoding homocysteine S-methyltransferase 1, with amino-acid sequence MGLGKVTDSARETLLEDLIKRAGGCAVIDGGFATQLEKHGAAINDPLWSALCLIKNPELVQRVHFEYLEAGADILLTSSYQATIPGFLSRGLSIEEAEMLLRKSVILTLEARDEFWAVAQNIPDRSYNRALVAASLGSYGAYLADGSEYSGNYGPEISLDKLKDFHRRRLQVLVEAGPDLLAFETIPNKLEAQACVELLDEEKVQIPSWICFSSVDGEHAPSGESFKECLDMINSSDKVNAVGINCAPPQFMEGLICKFKKFTEKPIVVYPNSGEVWDGRAKRWLPSKCFDDDKFKLFATRWRDSGAKLIGGCCRTTPSTIRAISKVLKGRS